One Halorientalis litorea DNA segment encodes these proteins:
- a CDS encoding histidine kinase N-terminal 7TM domain-containing protein encodes MFTTIHYVVAFGGAALACFASLPRARRVEDTETRYGLVALLAGSGAWAAANVGLLVGPFEAFRSASYVVGLIVGLSTVGAWLYFCSAYTGRELHRDPRIRWLAVGVYALVTVVKLTNPIHGQYYATQMVADPFVHLAVRHQPLHWVVTGLSYSLSAVGFFMLFEEFTEAGYDTRYLAGIISLTGLPVAFDLVAAASDILVEINYEPIGVAAFAVGVLFVFEERFLAVQVTSGVDEAVVFLDEDGVIREFNEQALSVVPELAGSLGEPAESVDRLAGCLDEDRPVLETREDGETRYYLAGTTSFSVEQNDLGGIVMFTDITETERQRRELARHNQQLEDFAAGIRHELNNSLQVVSGRVEVAGAALDRGDVETARDSLGTASETADQMRDIVDDLSVVARYGKTAEEYGFVDIRRAVESAWNQHDSTETTLTIDGDGEVAADGARLEELFGSAFEFAAVTGTESVVVTVRDDGFSITYYGGPAVAETDEVFDYGDAVPHAEAGMALPKVRTLAQVHGWTCTVADSSAFALVVDDARVRQSGTNARPSVEAE; translated from the coding sequence GTGTTCACGACAATACACTACGTCGTCGCGTTCGGCGGTGCGGCACTCGCGTGCTTCGCGAGTCTCCCCCGAGCGCGGCGCGTCGAGGATACGGAGACGCGGTACGGTCTGGTTGCACTACTCGCCGGAAGCGGTGCGTGGGCGGCGGCCAACGTCGGTCTGCTCGTCGGGCCGTTCGAGGCGTTCCGGAGCGCGAGTTACGTCGTCGGCCTCATCGTCGGCCTGTCCACGGTCGGTGCGTGGCTGTACTTCTGTTCGGCGTACACGGGCCGGGAACTCCACCGTGACCCCCGCATTCGGTGGCTCGCGGTCGGTGTCTACGCGCTCGTCACGGTGGTGAAGTTGACCAATCCGATACACGGCCAGTACTACGCGACACAGATGGTCGCGGACCCGTTCGTCCACCTCGCGGTCCGCCACCAGCCGCTCCACTGGGTCGTGACGGGACTATCCTACTCCCTGTCCGCCGTCGGCTTCTTCATGCTGTTCGAGGAGTTCACCGAGGCGGGGTACGACACGCGCTATCTCGCCGGCATCATCAGTCTGACTGGCCTCCCCGTCGCGTTCGACCTCGTCGCCGCGGCGAGCGACATACTGGTCGAAATCAACTACGAGCCAATCGGCGTGGCCGCCTTCGCCGTCGGCGTCCTGTTCGTCTTCGAGGAGCGGTTCCTCGCGGTACAGGTGACGAGCGGCGTCGACGAGGCCGTCGTCTTCCTCGACGAGGACGGGGTGATACGCGAGTTCAACGAGCAGGCACTGTCGGTGGTTCCCGAACTGGCGGGGTCACTCGGTGAGCCAGCGGAGTCCGTGGACCGCCTCGCGGGGTGTCTGGACGAGGACCGCCCGGTGCTCGAAACGCGCGAAGACGGGGAGACGCGGTACTACCTCGCCGGGACGACGTCGTTCAGCGTCGAGCAGAACGACCTCGGGGGTATCGTGATGTTCACCGATATAACCGAAACGGAACGTCAGCGACGCGAACTCGCCCGGCACAACCAGCAACTCGAGGACTTCGCGGCCGGTATCCGGCACGAACTCAACAACTCGTTGCAGGTCGTCAGCGGTCGCGTCGAGGTGGCGGGGGCCGCACTGGACCGGGGCGATGTCGAGACGGCGCGGGACTCGCTCGGCACCGCCTCCGAGACGGCGGACCAGATGCGGGACATCGTCGACGACCTCTCGGTCGTCGCCCGCTACGGGAAGACGGCCGAGGAGTACGGGTTCGTGGACATCCGACGGGCCGTCGAGAGTGCGTGGAACCAGCACGACAGCACCGAGACGACGCTCACTATCGACGGCGACGGGGAAGTCGCGGCCGACGGCGCGCGTCTCGAAGAACTGTTCGGGAGTGCCTTCGAGTTCGCGGCCGTCACGGGGACGGAATCGGTCGTCGTGACGGTTCGGGACGATGGGTTCAGCATCACGTACTACGGCGGCCCGGCCGTGGCGGAGACCGACGAGGTGTTCGACTACGGGGACGCAGTCCCGCACGCGGAGGCGGGGATGGCACTCCCGAAGGTGAGAACGCTCGCGCAAGTCCACGGCTGGACCTGCACCGTCGCGGACAGCAGTGCGTTCGCGCTCGTCGTCGACGACGCCCGGGTCCGACAGTCGGGAACGAACGCGAGGCCGAGTGTCGAAGCCGAGTGA
- the truA gene encoding tRNA pseudouridine(38-40) synthase TruA, with translation MRAYRVAYDGRPYAGFQRQPDVPTVEDELLDALGTLGVTDAETPPGYAAAGRTDAGVSALAQTVAFEAPEWLTPAAFNSELPAGVRAWAAAAAPERFHATHDAAARTYVYHLYAPETMVADARARAALDGLRGEHDFHNLTPDHDGTVRTLDGSLVRDGDFLVVTLEAGGFARQLVRRVVSLVAAVGRGDRDVAAVERALASDPLPGPEGIPPAPAHPLILQDVTYPSLTFERDADAAASARAVFEERHVEHAARARVAGAISDSLG, from the coding sequence ATGCGCGCGTACCGCGTTGCCTACGACGGTCGACCGTACGCCGGGTTCCAACGACAACCGGACGTGCCCACCGTCGAGGACGAACTGCTCGACGCACTCGGAACACTCGGCGTGACCGACGCGGAGACGCCCCCCGGCTACGCGGCCGCCGGGCGCACGGACGCCGGCGTCTCCGCGCTCGCACAGACCGTCGCGTTCGAGGCCCCCGAGTGGCTGACTCCGGCGGCGTTCAACAGCGAACTCCCGGCGGGCGTCCGGGCGTGGGCCGCCGCCGCCGCACCCGAGAGGTTCCACGCGACACACGACGCGGCGGCCCGGACTTACGTGTACCACCTCTACGCACCCGAAACGATGGTGGCCGACGCCCGGGCGCGGGCCGCGTTGGACGGCCTCCGCGGGGAACACGACTTCCACAACCTGACGCCCGACCACGACGGCACGGTGCGGACCCTCGACGGGTCGCTCGTCCGTGACGGTGACTTTCTGGTCGTCACCCTCGAAGCGGGCGGGTTCGCCCGGCAACTCGTCCGCCGGGTCGTCTCGCTCGTCGCCGCCGTCGGCCGGGGGGACAGAGACGTGGCCGCGGTCGAGCGCGCACTCGCTTCGGACCCCCTGCCGGGACCCGAGGGCATCCCGCCCGCTCCCGCGCACCCGCTGATACTGCAGGACGTGACCTATCCCAGCCTCACCTTCGAGCGTGACGCCGACGCGGCGGCGAGCGCGCGAGCGGTGTTCGAGGAACGACACGTCGAACACGCGGCACGGGCACGCGTCGCGGGAGCCATCTCGGACTCGCTCGGGTGA
- the hisS gene encoding histidine--tRNA ligase has translation MYDHLKGFRDFYPDEMGPRRAVIDRIEETARQYGFREIGTPALERTELYTDKSGEEIVEELYAFTDKGDREVALTPELTPTVARMVVAKQQELTKPIKWVSTRPFWRYEQVQQGRFREFYQTNVDIFGSADPSADAEILAFAADALTALGLTGDDFEFRVSHRDILGGLLDAFDADVDTREAIRAVDKSAKIDQQEYHDLLVDAGLTADQAVEFDELLAVGEEELDELVAFAGTDRVEDAVTNLQAVLDAAADFGAREFCTLSLETARGLDYYTGVVFECFDSTGDISRSVFGGGRYDDLIESFGGQPTPAVGVAPGLAPLSLLCQRAGVWPDDAGTTDYYVLRVGDTREVAARITRELRDRGHVVETDIAGRSFGAQLDYADSVGAETVVIVGEQDLADDAVTVKNMASGEQTQVPLAEFPGTRDRPTYDDFA, from the coding sequence ATGTACGACCACCTCAAGGGCTTCCGTGATTTCTACCCCGACGAAATGGGGCCGCGTCGTGCGGTCATCGACCGCATCGAGGAGACAGCCCGCCAGTACGGGTTCCGGGAAATCGGCACCCCGGCACTGGAGCGGACCGAACTGTACACCGACAAGAGCGGCGAGGAAATCGTCGAGGAACTGTACGCCTTCACCGACAAGGGCGACCGGGAGGTGGCACTGACGCCGGAGTTGACACCGACCGTCGCCCGGATGGTCGTCGCCAAACAGCAGGAACTGACCAAACCCATCAAGTGGGTCTCGACCCGACCGTTCTGGCGGTACGAGCAGGTCCAGCAAGGCCGGTTCCGGGAGTTCTACCAGACGAACGTCGACATCTTCGGGTCGGCCGACCCGTCCGCCGACGCCGAAATCCTCGCGTTCGCCGCCGACGCACTGACCGCGCTCGGACTGACCGGCGATGACTTCGAGTTCCGCGTCTCCCACCGAGACATCCTCGGTGGCCTGCTCGATGCCTTCGACGCCGACGTGGACACGCGCGAAGCCATCCGCGCCGTCGACAAGTCCGCGAAGATAGACCAGCAGGAGTACCACGACTTGCTCGTCGACGCGGGGTTGACGGCCGACCAAGCCGTCGAGTTCGACGAGTTGCTCGCCGTCGGCGAGGAGGAGCTGGACGAACTGGTCGCGTTCGCCGGAACCGACCGGGTCGAGGACGCCGTGACGAACCTGCAGGCGGTCCTCGACGCGGCGGCCGACTTCGGCGCGCGCGAGTTCTGTACGCTCTCGCTGGAGACGGCGCGGGGACTGGACTACTACACCGGCGTCGTCTTCGAGTGTTTCGACTCCACGGGCGACATCTCGCGGTCGGTGTTCGGCGGCGGGCGGTACGACGACCTCATCGAGAGTTTCGGCGGGCAACCGACCCCCGCCGTCGGCGTCGCACCCGGTCTCGCACCCCTCTCCCTGCTCTGTCAGCGCGCCGGGGTCTGGCCCGACGACGCCGGCACGACGGACTACTACGTCCTGCGTGTCGGCGACACTCGTGAGGTGGCCGCCCGCATCACCCGCGAGTTGCGCGACCGGGGCCACGTCGTCGAGACGGACATCGCCGGGCGGAGTTTCGGCGCGCAGTTGGACTACGCCGACTCCGTGGGGGCCGAGACGGTGGTCATCGTCGGCGAACAGGACCTCGCCGACGACGCCGTGACGGTCAAGAACATGGCCTCGGGCGAGCAGACACAGGTGCCCCTCGCCGAGTTCCCGGGCACCCGCGACCGGCCGACCTACGACGACTTCGCGTGA
- a CDS encoding DNA-binding protein: MSGEPDDEELERLRQKKMEQLREQQQGGGGGGEGGREAQREQAEAQKKALLRQHLTDGARKRLNTVKMSKPQFGEKVEQQVVALAQSGRIQGKIDEEKMKQLLSELKPDSKSFDIERR, from the coding sequence ATGAGTGGCGAACCCGACGACGAGGAACTCGAACGGCTTCGACAGAAGAAGATGGAGCAACTGCGCGAGCAACAGCAAGGCGGCGGTGGCGGCGGTGAGGGGGGCCGTGAGGCCCAGCGCGAGCAGGCAGAGGCCCAGAAGAAGGCCCTGCTCCGCCAGCACCTCACCGACGGTGCGCGCAAGCGGCTGAACACGGTCAAGATGTCGAAACCACAGTTCGGCGAGAAGGTCGAACAGCAGGTGGTCGCGCTGGCACAGAGCGGGCGCATCCAGGGGAAGATAGACGAGGAGAAGATGAAACAACTCCTCTCGGAGTTGAAGCCCGACTCGAAGAGTTTCGACATCGAGCGGCGGTAG
- a CDS encoding universal stress protein → MYHVLLAVSGDHESTPHDLVELVTDLPSATEEVEVTILNVFEEFEVKDEGGSVSSKDLYEDSATPDAVIGVRDRLEDAGIPTSLRREHGDPGEEILAVADDLDVDAIVVQGRKRSPVGKALFGSVTQGILLDSTRPVFVSTPGE, encoded by the coding sequence ATGTATCACGTACTGCTCGCAGTCAGCGGCGACCACGAGTCGACACCCCACGACCTCGTCGAACTCGTGACCGACCTCCCGTCGGCCACCGAGGAGGTCGAAGTCACGATTCTGAACGTCTTCGAGGAGTTCGAAGTGAAAGACGAGGGGGGGTCCGTCTCCTCCAAGGATCTTTACGAGGACTCGGCGACCCCCGACGCCGTCATCGGCGTCCGAGACCGACTAGAAGATGCCGGTATCCCCACGTCGCTCCGGCGCGAACACGGCGACCCGGGCGAGGAGATACTCGCAGTCGCGGACGACCTCGACGTCGACGCTATCGTCGTCCAGGGACGCAAACGCTCGCCGGTCGGAAAGGCTCTGTTCGGGAGCGTCACGCAGGGCATCCTGCTCGACTCGACGCGGCCGGTGTTCGTCTCGACACCCGGGGAGTAA
- a CDS encoding DUF7411 family protein, with the protein MDAALLYSGGKDSTLAALLLDSFYDVTLVTTTFGITDAVAHARAAGEAVGFPVETVELEADVAREAVAQMVEDGFPRNGIQQVHDHALEVVAAREFDAVADGTRRDDRVPTVSRAQAQSLEDRHGVDYLAPLSGFGRSAVDALVDANLEVEVGPSEDLPKGDYEAELRALIREEYEDTTVAEVFPAHDQTRVVGLREE; encoded by the coding sequence ATGGACGCCGCCCTCCTCTACAGCGGCGGGAAAGACTCGACGCTCGCCGCGCTTCTGCTCGACTCGTTTTACGACGTGACACTCGTGACGACGACGTTCGGCATCACCGACGCGGTCGCACACGCGCGTGCGGCCGGCGAAGCCGTCGGCTTTCCGGTCGAGACCGTCGAACTGGAAGCGGACGTGGCCCGCGAAGCCGTCGCGCAGATGGTCGAGGACGGGTTCCCACGCAACGGCATCCAGCAAGTCCACGACCACGCGCTCGAAGTCGTCGCCGCCCGGGAGTTCGACGCCGTCGCGGACGGCACCCGGCGTGACGACCGGGTGCCGACCGTCTCGCGGGCACAAGCACAGAGCCTCGAAGACCGCCACGGCGTCGACTACCTCGCGCCGCTGTCGGGGTTCGGCCGGAGTGCCGTCGACGCACTCGTGGACGCGAACCTAGAGGTCGAAGTCGGCCCGAGCGAGGACTTGCCGAAGGGCGACTACGAGGCGGAACTCCGGGCACTCATCCGCGAGGAGTACGAGGACACGACGGTCGCCGAGGTGTTCCCCGCCCACGACCAGACCCGTGTGGTGGGGTTGCGCGAGGAGTGA